From a single Phacochoerus africanus isolate WHEZ1 chromosome 11, ROS_Pafr_v1, whole genome shotgun sequence genomic region:
- the APOA5 gene encoding LOW QUALITY PROTEIN: apolipoprotein A-V (The sequence of the model RefSeq protein was modified relative to this genomic sequence to represent the inferred CDS: deleted 1 base in 1 codon) has product MASVAVVLTWVLALLSGLSTTEAGKGFWDYFSQSSGNKGRVEQIQLQKLAQEPTRLKDSLEQNLNNMDKFLEKLGPLNGLPQDPVGMQQQLQKELEEVRKRLEPYMAEMHERVGWNLAGLRQQLQPYTTELMEQVALRVQDLQEQLRVVGEDTKARLLGGVEEARGLLQELQNRVVHHTSRVKALFHPYAERLVTGIGHHVQELHRSVAPHAAASPARLSRCVQMLSHKLTLKAKALHAHIQKNLDQLREELSTFAGTRADGAEEEAQPDPQALSQEVRQRLQAFRHDTFQQIAAFTRAIDQETEQVQQQLAPPPPGHSSFAPEFLQADRGKALSELQARLDDLWEDINYSLHDRGLGHLGEP; this is encoded by the exons ATGGCAAGTGTGGCTGTAGTTCTGACCTGGGTGCTGGCCCTCCTTTCAG GGCTTTCAACCACCGAGGCAGGGAAAGGCTTCTGGGACTACTTCAGCCAGAGCAGCGGGAACAAAGGCAGGGTGGAGCAGATCCAGCTGCAGAAGCTGGCACAGGAGCCCAC GAGATTGAAAGACAGCCTTGAGCAAAACCTCAACAATATGGACAAGTTCCTGGAAAAGCTGGGTCCCCTGAATGGGCTCCCACAAGACCCGGTGGGcatgcagcagcagctgcagaaggagctggaggaggtgAGGAAGCGCCTGGAGCCCTACATGGCAGAGATGCATGAGCGGGTGGGCTGGAATCTGGCGGGCTTgcggcagcagctgcagccctacacGACAGAGCTGATGGAGCAGGTGGCCCTGCGTGTGCAGGACCTGCAGGAGCAGCTGCGCGTGGTCGGAGAGGACACCAAGGCCCGGCTGCTGGGGGGTGTGGAGGAGGCGCGGGGCCTGCTGCAGGAGCTGCAGAACCGCGTGGTGCACCACACCAGCCGCGTCAAGGCGCTCTTCCACCCCTATGCCGAGCGCCTGGTGACCGGCATTGGGCACCATGTGCAGGAGCTGCACCGCAGCGTGGCACCGCATGCCGCTGCCAGCCCCGCGCGCCTCAGCCGCTGCGTGCAGATGCTCTCGCACAAGCTCACGCTCAAGGCCAAGGCCCTGCATGCGCACATTCAG AAAAACTTGGACCAGCTGCGTGAGGAGCTCAGCACCTTTGCCGGCACCCGTGCGGATGGTGCGGAGGAAGAGGCCCAACCTGACCCCCAGGCGCTGTCTCAGGAGGTGCGCCAGCGACTCCAGGCTTTCCGCCACGACACCTTCCAGCAGATCGCCGCCTTCACCCGCGCCATTGACCAAGAGACCGAGCAGGTCCAGCAGCAGCTAGCGCCGCCTCCTCCAGGCCACAGCTCGTTTGCTCCAGAGTTCCTTCAAGCGGACCGAGGCAAGGCCCTGAGCGAGCTGCAGGCCCGTCTCGACGATTTGTGGGAAGACATCAACTACAGCCTTCACGACCGTGGGCTCGGCCATCTGGGGGAGCCCTAA